In Gouania willdenowi chromosome 15, fGouWil2.1, whole genome shotgun sequence, one DNA window encodes the following:
- the LOC114477272 gene encoding sialin-like — protein MDLKAPSQFKPQLYLHEFYTDLDKQEVAVNGDVDTLKLHEDTPPHKAPACGSARYCLAFLSSYGFFVVYALRVNLSVAMVDMLNSTHTHTHTHSNHSGSVCPLHDLPTTHHNNKASVYDWDAQTQGWILGAFFYGYIFTQISGGYLAGNFGAKWVLGLGILGASSLTLLTPVVADLGAGYLIALRVLEGVSQGVSFPSIFAMWSNWAPPLERSRLLTITFIGAQLGTVVCLPLSGQICFYLGWPYVFYITGVLGLLWFILWSALIFSSPDTHPRISAQERLYISNSLKNELSPTAKQIPWCSIVKSVPLWAIVVAHFSYNWTFYSLLTLLPTYMNVILGFSIQKNGILSALPYMGCAVTAVLSGQVVDYLRESCLYRTVVVRKCATLMGMIGPAVFLVATGYTGCNYIMAVAFLTISTTLGGISMAGFSINHLDIAPSYAGILQGITNSFATIPGMVGPVIARALTQHNTIGEWRTVFYIAAAINLLGSMVFTVFGQGTVQPWAVLAPPPHEDSASQ, from the exons ATGGACTTGAAGGCTCCCTCACAGTTCAAACCTCAGCTTTACCTCCATGAGTTTTACACAGATCTggacaaacaggaagtggctGTGAACGGAGATGTAGACACACTGAAACTGCACGAGGACACGCCCCCTCATAAAG CTCCCGCGTGTGGCTCAGCTCGGTACTGTCTGGCCTTCCTCTCCTCCTACGGTTTCTTCGTGGTTTACGCTCTGAGGGTGAACCTCAGCGTGGCCATGGTGGACATGTtgaacagcacacacacacacacacacacacacagcaaccaCAGCGGCTCAGTGTGTCCCCTACACGACCTGCCCACTACACATCACAACAACAAG GCTAGCGTCTATGACTGGGACGCTCAGACTCAGGGATGGATTCTAGGAGCATTTTTCTACGGTTACATCTTTACTCAGATTTCTGGAGGTTACCTCGCTGGAAACTTTGGAGCCAAATGGGTCCTGGGCCTGGGGATCCTGGGGGCCTCCTCCCTCACCCTGCTGACCCCTGTGGTGGCTGATCTAGGAGCCGGTTATCTCATCGCTCTCAGAGTGCTAGAGGGCGTCAGTCAG GGAGTTTCATTTCCATCCATCTTTGCCATGTGGTCCAACTGGGCCCCACCACTGGAGAGAAGCAGACTGCTCACCATCACCTTCATAg GAGCTCAGCTGGGAACGGTGGTGTGTCTTCCTCTGTCAGGACAGATCTGCTTCTATCTGGGCTGGCCTTACGTCTTCTACATCACAG gtgttctGGGCCTGCTGTGGTTCATCCTTTGGTCTGCGCTCATCTTCAGTAGTCCTGACACTCATCCTCGAATCTCAGCGCAGGAACGACTTTACATTTCCAACTCGCTGAAGAACGAA TTGTCTCCCACTGCAAAACAGATCCCTTGGTGTTCCATAGTGAAGTCAGTTCCTCTCTGGGCCATCGTGGTCGCTCACTTCTCCTACAACTGGACCTTCTACTCACTCCTCACTCTGCTGCCCACATACATGAACGTCATCCTGGGATTCAGCATCCAGAAG AATGGGATTCTGTCAGCGCTGCCGTACATGGGCTGTGCGGTGACGGCCGTGCTGAGCGGACAGGTCGTCGACTACCTGAGAGAGAGCTGCCTGTACCGCACCGTGGTCGTCAGGAAGTGTGCCACGCTCATGG GAATGATTGGGCCGGCCGTGTTTCTGGTTGCCACGGGTTACACGGGATGTAACTACATCATGGCCGTCGCCTTCCTCACCATTTCTACCACGCTTGGTGGGATTTCAATGGCTGGGTTCAGCATCAACCACCTGGACATCGCACCTTC atatGCAGGAATACTGCAGGGAATCACCAACTCTTTTGCGACCATTCCTGGTATGGTGGGACCAGTGATTGCCAGAGCTCTCACCCAACAC AACACCATCGGTGAATGGCGGACGGTGTTCTACATCGCTGCAGCCATCAACCTGCTGGGCTCCATGGTGTTCACCGTGTTTGGACAGGGGACGGTGCAGCCCTGGGCCGTCCTAGCCCCGCCCCCCCATGAAGACTCAGCCAGTCAGTGA